CGAGGTCGACCTGGAGGCCGAGTCGGTCGACGACGCCGCCGAGCGCGCCGGCGAGATGGCCGAGCGTCTGCTCGCCAACCCGACCATCCACGACTACGAGGTCACCGTCGAGGAACGATGACCGTCTCCGTCTCTCCGACGCCGACGCTCTGCTCGCACACCGGGGGGTGCTCGCCGTGACCGTCGCCGTCGTCCAGTTCGGCGGGTCCAACTGCGACCGCGACACCGTCCGGGCGCTCGCCCACCTCGGCATCGACGCCGAACTCGTCTGGCACGAGGACGGCCTCCCCGAGGATACCACCGGCGTCGTCCTCCCCGGCGGCTTCTCTTACGGCGACTATCTGCGTGCCGGCGCGATGGCCGCCCGCTCGCCCATCATGGACGAAGTCCGCGAGGCCGCCGCCGACGGGACGCCGGTGCTGGGCATCTGCAACGGCGCCCAGATCGGCTGCGAGTCGTCGCTGACCCCCGGCGCGTTCACCACCAACGAGAGCGCCCGCTTCCAGTGCGAGCGGGTCCACCTCCGCGTCGAGAACGCCGACACCCCCTGGACCGACC
Above is a genomic segment from Halosimplex halophilum containing:
- the purQ gene encoding phosphoribosylformylglycinamidine synthase I — its product is MTVAVVQFGGSNCDRDTVRALAHLGIDAELVWHEDGLPEDTTGVVLPGGFSYGDYLRAGAMAARSPIMDEVREAAADGTPVLGICNGAQIGCESSLTPGAFTTNESARFQCERVHLRVENADTPWTDHFEAGEVVEFPIAHGEGRYEIGDDRLDELEADDRVLFRYCDEGGEVTPEANPNGSKHSVAGVLGDRDSVAVLMPHPERVSLPDIGRTDGQGVLRAFGE